GGTGCAGCTTATCAAAAAACAGACAGTTCATTATCAGGACCAATTCCTGGTTTAGAAGGAGTAAATTACCAATTTCAGATGGAGCTAGAGGATTTAACACCATCAGTTGGAGTTTTCACAGTAATAAATGATAGTTTTACAGTTTTAGTGGATTATTCATTTGGAGATAGAGAGACTTTAGCTATAGATTTAGGGTATAGATTTTAGTTTATAAATTTTACAAGTAGTATCTAAAGTATAAAAACTGATGTTTTTATACTTTAGATGTGATATAATCATTTATAAAATAAAAAAAAGGTGATTTATATGACTAAGTATGAAGAGTTATTGAAGTTATATTATAAAAAACAAAATATAACAGAAGAGTTGGAAAAAAGATTAGCTAATCCATGTGCATATAAAACAGAATTAGAGATTTTTCCTATTTCAAAAGAAAAAAGAGTTATGGATCAAAAGTTTAATCTATTTTATTTACCGATAGGGGATATATTACTTTTAGAAGAGAAGATATATAGACAGAGTGCAGAGATTCAAAGATTGTCTATAAACTTACCGATGATAGCAAGAGTTTCTTGTATCAGAGAGATTATGGTTAATGAAATCATAAAAACAAATGGAATAGAGGGAGTAAGAACTACTAAGAAAGATGTCTATGAAAGTATGGATTCGAAAAAGAAAACTAGACTTTCTGGAATTATAAATAAATATAATCAAATAATAGAAAATAATATTGAGAGAATAGACTCTCCAGAAGAGATTAAAGATTTGTATGAATATATATTTTCTCAGGATATTTTGGAAAATCCCGAAAATAGATTGGATGGGAAGTTGTTTAGAAAAGGACGAATCCATATAAGCAATGGATTGAAGACCGTTCATATAGGAGATACTTCTGAAGAGATGATTATATCTCATATTACAGATTTGGTTAAATTTATGAATAAAAATGATATTCAAAGTCTTGTAAAAGCGTCGATAGCTCACTATTATTTAGAGTATATTCATCCGTTTTACGATGGGAATGGACGTTTTGGAAGATTGCTATTTTCGATGTATTTGGCAAGAAAAACTGATGTTTTTACAGCACTTTCTCTTTCGTATGCAATATTTTCTGATAAAGATGGATATTCAAAGCTGTTTTTAGATGTTTCAAATCCTAGAAATTGTGGAGAAGTAACATTTTTTGTAAAAGGTATGTTGGAATTTATTTTGAAAGGTCAAGAAAGTATAATAGAGATGCTAAATCAAAATATAGTGAAGTTAGAATTTGCATTTCAGTATATAAAAGATTGTAGTTTAACAGAGATAGAAAGTGAGATTTTATCAATATATGTTCAAGGTTATATTTTTGCAGAGAGATCTCATATGAAAGATTCTGAAATTTTAGAGTATTTACCAATAAAAAGTAAATTGACTCTAAAAAAACATCTAGATTCGTTAGTAGATAAAAATTATCTTCAACAGATATCTAAGAGACCTTCTCAACATAGTTTGAGTGAATTCTTGAAAGGTGAGTTTGAATAAGAAAATTATAGAAAAGATTTAAAGGGTAAGCCTAGTATAAACTGCTAAAGGATGGTGGTGAAATGCTAGGCTTAGTTTGTATGTTAGATGGAAAAGGGATGAAAAAAGGAGTGGCATCTTTGAAGGCTTTCAATCTCGAAAAGGTTAGAGAGGCTACACTTTTTAATCTTGATTATACTTTAGAAACGATAAGGTTTTGTAGACTTAAAGGCTACATATACAGAGTGTCATCGTCGGTGATTCCTTATCCTGACTGCTGGGAGTGGAATAAAGATGAAGAGATTTTGAAAAAGTTAAAAGAGATAAAAAAACAGAGTTCAAAGATTCGGTTAATCATACATCCAGATCAGTTTGTGGTTTTAAATAGTGATTCGGAAAGTGTGATAAAAAACTCTTTGAAAATTTTGAAGAATCAAACCGATTTTGCAAAGTTAGCAGGAATAAGTGATTTAGTTTTACATATTGGAAAAAAAGATGGAATCCAAAAGTTTATCGAGACTTTTAAAACCTTAGATGATTACACAAAAAGTATTTTAGTTTTAGAGAACTGTCACAATTACAAGGTGAATGAGGTTTTAGAACTTTGTGAGAAGATAGAAATTCCGATGGTTTTAGATGTTCATCACGCAAGGGTTACCAAAAGTGAAGAGTATGATACAGAAAGAGTAAAGGCGACCTGGAAAGATAGAAAGCCTCTCGCTCATATCTCTTCTGGAAAAGAGTCTGAGGATGATAAATCTCATGCTGATTATATATCAGAAGAGGATGTTCAGAGGTTTGAATGGCTCTTCCAAGATTTCGACGTAGAGGTTGAAGCGAAAAAGAAGGAATTAGCATTAGAAAAGTTAGAAAAAGACCAGAAAAATTAATTCTGGTCTTTTTTTAAAATTATTTTATAGTGGATCTTCGTATAACAAGAGATGGTAAAATTTCAAAGTTTCCAAAATGATAGAATCTCTCTTCTGATATTTGATTTAAAAGAATCTCAAACCCCTTTTCGACAATCTCTTGAATCGGTTGATTTACACTTGTAATTTTTAAAATCTGAGATAAAATTGTATTATCAAAGCTTGCAATCATAGTATCTTTTGGTATATTTATATCACGAGCTTCAAGCTCTTTAACTAGTTCGTATGCTACAGTATCATTTGTTGTAAAAAATCCATCTGGATATTTAGATAAAGTACCTAAGAATTTCTTGATATAGTTCTTTATTTCAAAATTTGAAAGTGGTGTATTAGGCATGAAGATACACATATTTTCATCTACTCCAAATCCCTTTTCGTATAACTCACTTTGAAATCCAATATACTTCTCATCATTTTCAGGCCCTATATACGCTAGATTAATTCTTCCCTGTTCGATAAAGTGTTTTGCAACAAGCTCACCACCATATCTATGATTAGTAGAGATACTATTTGTATCTGGAAATTGATTAGTTAAAGTTATATGTGGTATATTTCTATTTTTAAGATATTTTATATTTTCAACAGAGTTAGCAACTAATATTATTCCGTCAACATTTCTTCTGATAAAGTTATTTATATTTTCAAACTCAGTCTCAGGATTACCTTGAGAGTTGTGTAAAATAAGATTATATCCTTTTTCAGTAGCTATTTTCTCCAAGTAATCTAAAATCTCTATAAAATATGGATTTGTTAAATTTGGAATTGAAACTCCTATTAAAAAAGAGCTACTTTTTTTTAGAGATTGCGCAGCTAGATTCGGTTGGTAGTTTAGTTCTTTGATCCATTTTCTAACTACTTTTACTTTTTCATCATCAACACTTTCAGGAGTGTTTAACACTCTAGAAACTGTTGAAAGAGAGACACCAGCTTTTTCAGCGACTAATTTCATTGTTACTTTCATATATACTCCTTTTAGAGAACGTTTTCATATAAACTATTATACATTATAATAAAAAAAAATCAATATTTTTGATAACAATGTTCTTAAACAGTTTCAAAAGATTAAAATTAGAAGAAAAAACAATAAAAACAATTGACTTTTTCTCTGAAAAATATTATACTCATCTCAATAAAACGTTTTCATAAATTTGAAAATTTTTTCAAACAATCAAAAATATAGAATAAACAAAAGTTTAATAAAGGAGAAAATTATGAAAAAATTAATTTTATTAGGAGCAATGAGTTTATTGATTATGAGTTGTGGTGAAAAAGAAAGTAAAAATAAAGAGGTTACAGTGTGGACTCACGCATCACCTGAACACCCAGAGGGAAGAATGTTTCAAACGAGAGCTGATGAGTACAATAAAAATTTTCCAGACAAATTACCTATAAAGATTCAAAACTTTACAAGAGCGGGTGCAGGGTCTGGATATATGGATAAATTGAATGCTGCAATAACAGCTTCGGATATGCCTGATATCTTCACATTAGATGGCCCAGATATAGCCTCTTACGCAACAGCAGGTGTAGTAAAGCAACTTGATAACTCTATGAATAAAGAGTTTTTATCAGGATTTACAAAAGCTATTCAAGAGCAAGGAACTATAGATCATAAACTTTATGGAATAGGATACCAAGATTCAGGAGTTATCATTTTATATAATGAAGAGATAATAAATATGCTACCTCAAGATGTTAAAGCAATAATTCCAATGTCACCAGAAGCGGATTGGACGTGGGATGATTTCTATAAAGTCTCTTCAGCAGTTAAAGATTTAAAATCAAATCCAGAATTTAAAGATACTGAAGTGGTAAGAAAAATAGAACTTCCAGTTAGCTTTGCATTAGGAGATATAGTTAAAGGTGGATACGAGATAGCGATGTATTACCTTGCACCAATTATTTGGACAAATAACTCAAATGTAGTTTCAGAAGATGGTCTTACTACGGATGGATATTTAAATAATCCTAAAACAGTTGAGGCGTTACAGGTATTTGGAAAGTTTTTCAGAGATGATTTAGGTGGGATAGTAGAGTCAGAAAAAGCCTTTCATAATGGAAAAGCTGCTTTAGCAGTTGCAGGGTCTTGGTATATTCCAGATTTAACAAATAACTACCCAGAGTTAAAATATAGAGCGTTGAAATATCCTAAATTATCAAAAGATTTTACAGGAAATTATACACCTTCAGGAAGTTGGTCGTTTGTTGTAAACGGTGCATTAAAAGATAGTGATACTAAAACAAAAGAGGTTTTAGAAGCATTAGAGTGGCTAACAAATGATGATTCAGTAAAAGTTTACTATGATGCAAATAACTCTATTCCTGTAAGAACAGCTATGATAGATATAATTGATACAAATACATCAAATCCAAATTTCAATGAAGCGTGGACAGCTTTAAAAAATGAAATTAAAAATACAAATAAAGCTAGACCAGCATCACCGATCTATCCATATATATCTGAAACTTTTGCAAAAGATATAATTTCAAAGATAGCAAGAGAGAAAACTGCGGATTTTGAAACTATAAAAAAATATACAGATGAAGCTGTTACAAAAATAGATAGAGAGGCTAGAAAATATAAAAAGTAGAAAAGGGGAAGTGAGATGCGAATTCTAAAAAAAATAGATAAAGAGAGTATAGCGGGATTAGGGTTTCTAACACCTGCAATTATATTGATTTCATTATTTGTAATAGGTCCTATGCTGATAGCATTTTCATATGGATTTACAGATTATCATCTATTAAGACCTCATGCTAAGCAGTTTATAGGCTTAGATAACTTTAAATATATGCTAGAGGATCCAATAATGTTTAAAAGTTTTATAAATACAACTTTATTTGTGGTTTTAGTTGTTCCATTACAACTTTCGATGGCTTTGGGATTTGCTTTAATAATCAATAAAAAGTTTAAAGGAAGTGTAATTTCAAAGCTTGCATTTTTCTCACCAGCTGTGTTATCACTTGTTGTAATCTCAATTTTATGGAGTATCTTACTAAATCCAAATTCAGGATTATTGAATCAATTTTTAGAACTTTTAGGATTCGAAAAACAGCCATTTCTTCATAGTGTGACTCAAGCCATGCCAACAATAGCGTTTATTTCGGCTTGGTCAGGATGTGGATACCAGATGCTTATATTCCTTTCTGGTTTAAAAAATATTCCAAATGAACTGTATGAAGCTGCAAAAATAGATGGAGCAAATAGATTCCAAAGTTTTATATATGTGACATTGCCATGTTTAAAGCCTATAACTGTATTTTTAGTTGTTACAACAATAATCGGAGCCTTCAAACTTATTGTTCAACCTATGGTTATGACAGGTGGTGGACCAGACAATGCAACTATGACGATTTTACAATATATATATGAATATGGATTTAGACATAGAAATACCGGATATTCAAGTGCAGTAACGATAGTCTTTGTAGTGATGTTAGTTATACTATCATTAATATTTAAAAAGTTTATACATGAGGAGGATTAAGATGAAAAGTAGATTGAGTTTAAAAAAAATAGGGTTTCATGCATTTGTATTGAGTTTATCTTTACTTTTTATACTTCCTTTATTCTGGATGATATCCTCATCATTTAAAACTGAACAGCAGATATACTCAGATATGACATCGCTGAGAGCTTTTTTTCCGAGTATTAAAAACTTTACGATTAAACCTTATACAGAGTTATTGGGTTCATACAATATCTTTAGAAATATGTTAAATAGTTTATTTTATTCTGTTATAACAGTAGCTTCAAGTTTGGTTATTAATTCATTAGCTGGTTATGCTTTAGCTAAAATGAAGTTGCCTTTTAAAAAGATATTTATGATAGCTATTG
This genomic window from Cetobacterium sp. ZOR0034 contains:
- a CDS encoding Fic family protein; protein product: MTKYEELLKLYYKKQNITEELEKRLANPCAYKTELEIFPISKEKRVMDQKFNLFYLPIGDILLLEEKIYRQSAEIQRLSINLPMIARVSCIREIMVNEIIKTNGIEGVRTTKKDVYESMDSKKKTRLSGIINKYNQIIENNIERIDSPEEIKDLYEYIFSQDILENPENRLDGKLFRKGRIHISNGLKTVHIGDTSEEMIISHITDLVKFMNKNDIQSLVKASIAHYYLEYIHPFYDGNGRFGRLLFSMYLARKTDVFTALSLSYAIFSDKDGYSKLFLDVSNPRNCGEVTFFVKGMLEFILKGQESIIEMLNQNIVKLEFAFQYIKDCSLTEIESEILSIYVQGYIFAERSHMKDSEILEYLPIKSKLTLKKHLDSLVDKNYLQQISKRPSQHSLSEFLKGEFE
- a CDS encoding TIM barrel protein, producing MLGLVCMLDGKGMKKGVASLKAFNLEKVREATLFNLDYTLETIRFCRLKGYIYRVSSSVIPYPDCWEWNKDEEILKKLKEIKKQSSKIRLIIHPDQFVVLNSDSESVIKNSLKILKNQTDFAKLAGISDLVLHIGKKDGIQKFIETFKTLDDYTKSILVLENCHNYKVNEVLELCEKIEIPMVLDVHHARVTKSEEYDTERVKATWKDRKPLAHISSGKESEDDKSHADYISEEDVQRFEWLFQDFDVEVEAKKKELALEKLEKDQKN
- a CDS encoding LacI family DNA-binding transcriptional regulator; translation: MKVTMKLVAEKAGVSLSTVSRVLNTPESVDDEKVKVVRKWIKELNYQPNLAAQSLKKSSSFLIGVSIPNLTNPYFIEILDYLEKIATEKGYNLILHNSQGNPETEFENINNFIRRNVDGIILVANSVENIKYLKNRNIPHITLTNQFPDTNSISTNHRYGGELVAKHFIEQGRINLAYIGPENDEKYIGFQSELYEKGFGVDENMCIFMPNTPLSNFEIKNYIKKFLGTLSKYPDGFFTTNDTVAYELVKELEARDINIPKDTMIASFDNTILSQILKITSVNQPIQEIVEKGFEILLNQISEERFYHFGNFEILPSLVIRRSTIK
- a CDS encoding ABC transporter substrate-binding protein, whose amino-acid sequence is MKKLILLGAMSLLIMSCGEKESKNKEVTVWTHASPEHPEGRMFQTRADEYNKNFPDKLPIKIQNFTRAGAGSGYMDKLNAAITASDMPDIFTLDGPDIASYATAGVVKQLDNSMNKEFLSGFTKAIQEQGTIDHKLYGIGYQDSGVIILYNEEIINMLPQDVKAIIPMSPEADWTWDDFYKVSSAVKDLKSNPEFKDTEVVRKIELPVSFALGDIVKGGYEIAMYYLAPIIWTNNSNVVSEDGLTTDGYLNNPKTVEALQVFGKFFRDDLGGIVESEKAFHNGKAALAVAGSWYIPDLTNNYPELKYRALKYPKLSKDFTGNYTPSGSWSFVVNGALKDSDTKTKEVLEALEWLTNDDSVKVYYDANNSIPVRTAMIDIIDTNTSNPNFNEAWTALKNEIKNTNKARPASPIYPYISETFAKDIISKIAREKTADFETIKKYTDEAVTKIDREARKYKK
- a CDS encoding carbohydrate ABC transporter permease; the encoded protein is MRILKKIDKESIAGLGFLTPAIILISLFVIGPMLIAFSYGFTDYHLLRPHAKQFIGLDNFKYMLEDPIMFKSFINTTLFVVLVVPLQLSMALGFALIINKKFKGSVISKLAFFSPAVLSLVVISILWSILLNPNSGLLNQFLELLGFEKQPFLHSVTQAMPTIAFISAWSGCGYQMLIFLSGLKNIPNELYEAAKIDGANRFQSFIYVTLPCLKPITVFLVVTTIIGAFKLIVQPMVMTGGGPDNATMTILQYIYEYGFRHRNTGYSSAVTIVFVVMLVILSLIFKKFIHEED